In Kutzneria kofuensis, the DNA window GGCGGGCTAGGTCGGCGATCCGCCATCGGACGCGTGTGAGCGCCGTCAGATAGACGGTCTCGGCGACGGCGTCGAGGCCCAAGCCGCTCACGAACCCACCTCCGGCGCGGAACCACTGCTGATCCGCGCCGAATGCTGCCGGCGGTGGCTGACGTGCCGCTTGTCCCGCGCTTGTCCGGGACGGCTACGCCTCGTTGACCAGCGCAACGGCGCCGGCACAGACCGCGCAGACCAGGGCGAAGATGAGCGGCTCCATGGTGCCGGCGTTCGCCCGGTCGAGCATCGCCCAGAGCAGCACCAGTGCGTTGGACAACGCGAGCAACACACACGACAGCCCGATCACCGGGCGACGCAGCGGCATGGTGAGCACAGCGAACCGGCAGCCGGACGGAACCCGGAACAGTTCGACGACAGCCACCAGGATGACGACGCACGGAATGGCGAAGCCGAGCCAGGCCAGCACCGGCGTCGGCTTCGGTAGGCCAGCGACCATCAGGAACATGCCGCCGACGACCAGGGTCATGGACAGCTGACGGACGCCACGCCAGGCCAGCTTCTCCGGCACCGGCGACCGGCCGGCTCCCAAGGATCGGCCGGTGCCCGGGGACGGGTCGGTACCCCAGGGTCGGTCGGTCCCGGAGGATCGGTCGGCCCCACGAGATCCGTGGCCGCTCGCGCTGTCGACCGCCGAACGACCGTCGCGGACGGCCCGACGGTCCGACGGCGTTCGACCGTCGTCCGGAGTGCGGTCGTCGTCGGGAGTTCGGCTACGGCGCGAAGCGCGACCGGCTGCTGAAGTTCGGCGAAATGCTCGACTTCGACGAAAAGCGGAAGTTCGACCGTGGGCGGGTTGGTCGCTGGAGAGGTGCTGGAGGGCGAGATCGTCGACGGCGGCGGCCTGGCCAGCGGCGGAACGATCGACAGCGGCCCGGCCGATGGCGGGACGATCGGCGGCGAGGTCGTGGCCGGCGGCGGAGCGGTCGGCGGCGAGGTCGTGGCCGAAGGGGCGTGGCCAGCGGTCGGGCTGGGCGGACCGGTCGGAGGAAGTCGCCCAAGAGCGGGCCAGCTCGGTGCTGCGGTCGCCAGAGGTGGGCTGGTGGAAGCGGCTGAGGCGGGTGTGCTCGGCGCCCCGTTCGTGGGCCGGGAGCTGACCGAGGCGAGTCTGCTCGGCGGCGTGGTCACGGGAGGAAGGCCGGCGGAGGCGGGCTAGTTCGGCGCGAACGCGAGGGTCGCCCGGTTTGCGACGCATGGCGGTCCGGTACGCGCGCTCGGCGGTGGCGAGGTCGCCGGTCCGCTGAGCGGCGTCGCCCAGGACGAGGTACGGCCGGACGTGGTCGGGCTGATATCGCACGGCCTGGGCGGCGGCGTCGACGGCGTCGGGCCAACTGCCGGCGGCGCCGAAGGCCTCGGCCAGGGCGATGCGGCACCGCCAGTCGGACGGCGCGGCGCGGACGGCCTGCCGCGCGGCGGAGACGGCTTCCTCGTGTCGGGAGAGCCGGCTCAAGGCCTTGCTGGCGAGGCGGTGCGTCCAAGCCTTGTCCCCACCGAGCGGCATCGCGCGGCGCACGGCGGTCAGGGCGGCGGTGGCGTCGCCACGGTCCAGCAGCGCGGCGGCGAGCCGACACCAGACCTCGGGGCTGTCGGGATGGGAGCTGGCGGTGCTGCGCAGCAGGGCCACAGCTTTGCGTCGCCGGCCGGAGGCACTCAACTTGGCTGCGCGATCGAGTACGTCTCCGAGCGGTTCGACCATCGCTTGTGTCCTCCCGCACACCGGACCAGGCAACTCGGGCAAGTCTGGCAGCGGGCGGCACGGAACACCGGGACCGCCTTATACCGGCGTGTCGCGGAGGTGAAAACCGCTGGACGGCCTAATGATCGACACCCTCCGCGGGAGGCGTCGGCATGGTCGACTCACAGCGGCATCTTGGTCGCCGAAGTGGGGGCGTCCGGGCACGGAGGCGGCTTTGGCCAGGTCAAGGCACGTACGATTTGGAGTGTGGAGACCGAGCAGCAGCACGTCTGCCCCACCGCGGAGGCCTGCGGTGAGCGCGACGACCTGAACTGGCTGCTGCACCGCGCCGCCCAGCGGATGGGGGCGGCGATGGAGCGCCACGCGCTCGAGGCCGGCAGCATCGGCATCCGGGGCCAGCTGGTGTTGTCCGCCCTGTTGGAAGGCCGCCAGCACACGCAGCTGGCGCTGGGCAACCGCCTCGGCCTCGACAAGACGACCATGACCTCCACCCTGGACCGGATGGAACAGCAGGAACTGATCGTCCGCCGACCTGATCCGCGTGACCGCCGCGTGCGTATCCCCGAGCTGACCGAGAAGGGTCGCCAGGTCCAGGCGGCGGTCCGGCTCGAACTGGAACTGGTCGAACGGGCCGTGCTCGAGGGTTTGAGCGCGGAGGAGGAGGCGGTGCTGCGGCGCGTGCTGCTGCGGCTGGCGGTGCCCGAGGCGGGCGGCGCCGGCCCGGGCGGCTCGTGCGTGTAGCCATCATCACGTTGGAAAGTGGTCACAACAGGGGCAAGACCGTTCCCCTTTTCAGGTCATATCCCCACACTTTCGTACGGTGAATGACGAAACCGCTGGACCGCCACCCGGATGAGTGACAGATTGAGCGGGCAACTCCGCCTGGGGGCGACATTGAGTGAACGTGGACAAGTTCTCCAGAGGACTCCGCCACTGTTGACTCAGGACGAGTGTCGGGAAGCCGAGGGGTGACAACACGATGCGTAACGACCACATGACGCTCCGCTCGATGGCGGTGCTGGACCTGCTGGTGCCGGACGCACCGTCGGTCCCGGTCGAGGTCGAACTCCGCTACGACACCCGTGACCCGTACGCAGTCACCGCGGCGTTCCGCTCCGGCCCGTCGGGCTGGGTGGAGTGGTGCTTCGCCCGCGACCTGCTCGCCGACGGCCTGATCGCCGAGGCCGGCTCCGGTGACGTCCGCATCCGCCCGGCGGTCGACGACATCGAGCTCGTCGTGCTGGTCGTCAGCTCGCCGGCCGGCCTGGCCATGTTCGAGGCCGCCGCGCAGGAGCTGGCCGACTTCCTCGACCGCACCTACGACCTGGTGCTGCCCGGCACCGAGGCCCAGTGGGTCAGCGTCGACGACGCGCTCACCACCCTGATGCCGTACGACCTGAGCTGAGGCCCGGCTCACCCGAACGCCGAGGAACAACCCCACGCCCGCCCCTGTTGGAATGTTTCGTTGCCGCATGCAAACATTCCACGAGGGAGCCGAGCGGTGGGGTTACGCCAGCTGAGCCCGAAGGTTGTCGTCAGCGTCGTCTTCGTCGCCGCGCTCTTCGTCAACATCCTCGACACCACCATCGTCAACGTCGCGCTGCCGACGATCGCCGGCCAGTTCCACGTGACCGCCGCCGACGCGGGCGCGGTCGTCGTCGGCTACCTGCTCAGCCTCGCCCTGGTGATCCCGGCCTCGGGCTGGCTGGGCGACCGGTTCGGCACCAAGCGGGTGTTCCTGACCGCGCTGGCGATCTTCACGGTGGCCTCGGCGCTGTGCGGACTGGCCCAGTCGCTCCCCCAACTCGTCGCGTTCCGGCTGCTGCAGGGCCTGGGCGGCGGCATGCTCGCGCCGATCGGCCTGGCCATGCTGTACCGGGAGTTCCCGCTGGCCGAGCGGATGCGGGTGAACCGCGTGCTCATCCTGCCGACGGCGGTCGCGCCGGCGATGGGTCCGGTACTGGGCGGCCTGCTGGTGGACACGCTGTCGTGGCGCTGGGTCTTCTACGTCAACCTGCCGGTCGGCGTGCTGACCTTCCTGTTCGGCCTGTTCCTGCTGCGCGAGCATCGCGAGCCCGGCGCCGGGCGGTTCGACCTGGCCGGCTTCGTGCTGTCGGGTGTCGGCTTCGCGCTGCTGATGTACGCCCTCACCGAGGGCGCCACCCTGGGCTGGGGCTCGCCGCAGATCCTGATCACCGGCATCCTGGGCGTGGTGCTGCTGGCCGCGACGGTGTTCGTGGAGCTGCGGGTGCCGGAGCCGATGCTGGACCTGCGGCTGTTCGCCGACCGACTGTTCCGCAGCGTCAACATCGTGCAGCTGGTGTCCACGGCCGGCTTCCTCGGCACGCTGTTCGTGTTCCCGCTGCTCTACCAGTCCGGGCTCGGTGTCTCGGCGTGGCAGACCGGGCTGACCACGTTCCCCGAGGCGGTCGGCGTGCTGGTCGGCACCCAGATCGCCAGCCGGGTGTACTCGACGCTGGGGCCGCGGCTGCACATCGTGCTGGGCGTGGTGAACGCGGCGGTCGCGATGATGCTGCTGACGCTGGTGGGGCCGGCCACGCCGCAGTGGGTGGTCATGTTGATCATGTTCTACCTGGGGCTGGGCATGTCCAACAACTTCAACCCGGCGCAGACGGCCGCGTTCGCGCAGGTGCCGGCGGCGAAGACGGGCCGGGCGTCCACGCTGTACAACTCGGGCCGGCAGGCCGGGTCGGCGGTCGGCGTCGCGGTGTTGGGCAGCGTGCTCGCCGCGGTCGGTGGCGGTGCCTCGGCCGGGACGGGCAACCTGCTCGGCTATCACGTGGCGTTCGCGGTGGCGGCCGGGCTGATGATCGCGTCCGGGGTCGCTGCGCTGCTGATCAAGGACGACGACGCGGCGGCGACCATGACCCGGCCGGCGCGGGCGGTGCCCGGGGAGACGGTGGTCGGCGCAGCGGGTGCGCGCCGCTGACACCAGACGCACGTGAGTGGCTCATTCGGCCTCGGAGGCCAAGTGAGCCACTCAGGTGACTCGGCGAGCGGGTAATCGCCCGAACGGTCGTGCTCCGCTTCCGCCCTTCTGCGTAAATGCGGTGGTAGGAGTGCGTGCGGGAGTGCCTGATCACCCTCCCAGGTGACGATCGGCCGCCTGATCGTGCGAGGCTAGGCGACAGCACGGCGTGATCATCCACGGGGAAGGCACGATCTGGCCGCGAAACCCGCGTCACGTCGTCGGCCGGGGTGCGTCACACCGCTGCGAGCGCCGCGATGTTGTCAGGCACCGAAAGGCTGGGAGGCGGAAGACGTGGTTGACCGCAAGGAATGGTTGGTGACCTGCAGGGACGTGGCGGGCCGTCGCCGTGACCTCACGGTGTTCGTCAGCCAGGGCCATGTGGTGCTGGTCGCCCCGCCGGGAGAGACAGCAGTGCTGGCGCCGCTCGAGGTGGGCCGGCTGCGGGCGGCGCTGCGCGATGCGGTGGTGACCGCGTCCGAGCCGGCATGAGGCTCCGCCGTGCCACGGCCGACGACCTGGACACGGTCGGCGCACTGTTCGACGACGCCGTGCGGTGGCTGACGGAGCAGGGCCGCACGGGCCAGTGGGGCACGGAGCCGTTCTCTACGGTCCCGAAGCGGGTGGAGACCATGCGGCGATGGTTGGCCGGCGAGGCGTGGATCGCCGAAGTCGGGGCGAGAGCGGCGGGGTTTGCGGCATTCGGGGAGCCGCAGGCGCACATCCCGCCGAGCGACGTGCCGGAGCTGTACGTCTCGGGGCTGGTGGGCGCGAGATTCCCGGAAGCGCGCGGCGCGGGCCGGATGTTGCTCAAGCACGCGGAGACCCGAGCGGCCGAGCAGGGCGTCGAACGGGTCCGGGTGGACTGCTACGCCGGCGACGACCGAGCGTTGGTCGCGTTCTACGTCTCGGCGGGCTTCACTCCGACGGACACCTTCACGGTCGGCACGTGGCCGGGTCAGGTGTTGGAGCTGCGCCTGCGCTGACGGACCAGCGCCCACGACACGAACCCGACCCACACGAGGCCGGCGCAGCCGAGCACGATCCAACCGGCGCGCAGCACGGCGTCCTCCATGAGCGAAGCGCTCACGACGGCGCACGCGATCGCCAGCGCGCCGAAGCCCAAGTGGAACGGCCTGGCCCGGAACTCTCCCCACCTCGCCATGGTCGGCCATGCTGCCACGACCGCTTCCTACTCACGAGTAGGTAGTGGCATCATCGGGTCATGAGCCGATCGTCGCCGCTGGCCGGCAAGCGCATCCTGATCACCGGCGCGTCCTCCGGCATCGGCCGTGCGACGGCCT includes these proteins:
- a CDS encoding tetratricopeptide repeat protein: MSASGRRRKAVALLRSTASSHPDSPEVWCRLAAALLDRGDATAALTAVRRAMPLGGDKAWTHRLASKALSRLSRHEEAVSAARQAVRAAPSDWRCRIALAEAFGAAGSWPDAVDAAAQAVRYQPDHVRPYLVLGDAAQRTGDLATAERAYRTAMRRKPGDPRVRAELARLRRPSSRDHAAEQTRLGQLPAHERGAEHTRLSRFHQPTSGDRSTELARSWATSSDRSAQPDRWPRPFGHDLAADRSAAGHDLAADRPAIGRAAVDRSAAGQAAAVDDLALQHLSSDQPAHGRTSAFRRSRAFRRTSAAGRASRRSRTPDDDRTPDDGRTPSDRRAVRDGRSAVDSASGHGSRGADRSSGTDRPWGTDPSPGTGRSLGAGRSPVPEKLAWRGVRQLSMTLVVGGMFLMVAGLPKPTPVLAWLGFAIPCVVILVAVVELFRVPSGCRFAVLTMPLRRPVIGLSCVLLALSNALVLLWAMLDRANAGTMEPLIFALVCAVCAGAVALVNEA
- a CDS encoding DHA2 family efflux MFS transporter permease subunit: MGLRQLSPKVVVSVVFVAALFVNILDTTIVNVALPTIAGQFHVTAADAGAVVVGYLLSLALVIPASGWLGDRFGTKRVFLTALAIFTVASALCGLAQSLPQLVAFRLLQGLGGGMLAPIGLAMLYREFPLAERMRVNRVLILPTAVAPAMGPVLGGLLVDTLSWRWVFYVNLPVGVLTFLFGLFLLREHREPGAGRFDLAGFVLSGVGFALLMYALTEGATLGWGSPQILITGILGVVLLAATVFVELRVPEPMLDLRLFADRLFRSVNIVQLVSTAGFLGTLFVFPLLYQSGLGVSAWQTGLTTFPEAVGVLVGTQIASRVYSTLGPRLHIVLGVVNAAVAMMLLTLVGPATPQWVVMLIMFYLGLGMSNNFNPAQTAAFAQVPAAKTGRASTLYNSGRQAGSAVGVAVLGSVLAAVGGGASAGTGNLLGYHVAFAVAAGLMIASGVAALLIKDDDAAATMTRPARAVPGETVVGAAGARR
- a CDS encoding GNAT family N-acetyltransferase, which gives rise to MRLRRATADDLDTVGALFDDAVRWLTEQGRTGQWGTEPFSTVPKRVETMRRWLAGEAWIAEVGARAAGFAAFGEPQAHIPPSDVPELYVSGLVGARFPEARGAGRMLLKHAETRAAEQGVERVRVDCYAGDDRALVAFYVSAGFTPTDTFTVGTWPGQVLELRLR
- a CDS encoding SsgA family sporulation/cell division regulator; translated protein: MRNDHMTLRSMAVLDLLVPDAPSVPVEVELRYDTRDPYAVTAAFRSGPSGWVEWCFARDLLADGLIAEAGSGDVRIRPAVDDIELVVLVVSSPAGLAMFEAAAQELADFLDRTYDLVLPGTEAQWVSVDDALTTLMPYDLS
- a CDS encoding MarR family winged helix-turn-helix transcriptional regulator; its protein translation is METEQQHVCPTAEACGERDDLNWLLHRAAQRMGAAMERHALEAGSIGIRGQLVLSALLEGRQHTQLALGNRLGLDKTTMTSTLDRMEQQELIVRRPDPRDRRVRIPELTEKGRQVQAAVRLELELVERAVLEGLSAEEEAVLRRVLLRLAVPEAGGAGPGGSCV